A single window of Sparus aurata chromosome 12, fSpaAur1.1, whole genome shotgun sequence DNA harbors:
- the LOC115592868 gene encoding secretory carrier-associated membrane protein 1 isoform X1: MSDFDSNPFADPEFSHPFQDPSVTQVRQAAPPGLEEYNPFADAKSTPAGMAPKTTAPATNTQPAIMKPTEEPPAYSQSQAQEQTRGAAELLKRQEELERKAAELDRREREMQSLSASGGRKNNWPPLPENLPVGPCFYHDITVDIPVEFQKTVKIMYYLWMFHTGTLLANLVGCLAWFCVDAGRGVDFGLSILWFLLFTPCSFVCWYRPLYGAFRSDSSFRFFVFFFVYICQFGIYVLQCIGITGWGASGWISALTALNTSIPVGIIMILIAALFTALAVLSLIMFKKVHATYRTTGASFERAQQEFATGVMSNKTVQTAAANAATRAAQGTFKEQI; this comes from the exons ATGTCAGATTTCGACAGCAACCCGTTCGCGGACCCGGAGTTCAGCCACCCGTTTCAG GATCCATCAGTGACACAGGTGCGGCAGGCGGCTCCTCCGGGGTTGGAGGAGTACAATCCCTTTGCAGACGCCAAATCA ACGCCTGCAGGCATGGCGCCCAAAACTACAGCTCCCGCCACCAACACACAACCCGCCATCATGAAACCCACAGAGGAGCCTCCGGCGTACTCGCAGTCTCAGGCGCAG gagcaGACGAGAGGAGCTGCCGAGCTGCTGAAGaggcaggaggagctggagaggaaggCTGCCGAGCTGGACCGCcgggagagagagatgcagtCGCTGAGCGCTTCAGGAG GCAGGAAAAACAACTGGCCTCCTCTCCCAGAGAACCTCCCTGTGGGTCCGTGTTTCTACCACGACATCACCGTGGACATCCCAGTAGAGTTTCAGAAGACAGTCAAGATCATGTATTACCTCTGGATGT TTCACACGGGGACGCTGCTGGCGAACTTGGTGGGCTGCCTGGCCTGGTTCTGTGTGGACGCCGGTCGTGGCGTTGACTTTGGTCTGTCCATCCTCTGGTTCCTGCTCTTCACACCGTGTTCGTTCGTCTGCTGGTACAGACCGCTTTACGGAGCGTTCAg gagtGACAGCTCCTTCAGGTTTTTCGTGTTCTTCTTCGTGTACATCTGTCAGTTTGGCATCTACGTCCTGCAGTGTATCGGCATCACGGGGTGGGGCGCCAG cgGGTGGATCTCAGCGCTGACCGCCCTGAATACCAGCATCCCTGTGGGCATCATAATGATCCTCATCGCCGCCCTCTTCACCGCACTGGCTGTCTTGTCGCTCATCATGTTCAAAAAG gtCCATGCGACGTACCGAACCACCGGCGCCAGTTTCGAGAGAGCCCAGCAGGAGTTCGCCACGGGTGTCATGTCCAACAAGACGGTCCAGACGGCCGCCGCTAACGCCGCCACCAGGGCCGCACAGGGAACCTTCAAGGAGCAGATCTGA
- the LOC115592868 gene encoding secretory carrier-associated membrane protein 1 isoform X2 has translation MDPSVTQVRQAAPPGLEEYNPFADAKSTPAGMAPKTTAPATNTQPAIMKPTEEPPAYSQSQAQEQTRGAAELLKRQEELERKAAELDRREREMQSLSASGGRKNNWPPLPENLPVGPCFYHDITVDIPVEFQKTVKIMYYLWMFHTGTLLANLVGCLAWFCVDAGRGVDFGLSILWFLLFTPCSFVCWYRPLYGAFRSDSSFRFFVFFFVYICQFGIYVLQCIGITGWGASGWISALTALNTSIPVGIIMILIAALFTALAVLSLIMFKKVHATYRTTGASFERAQQEFATGVMSNKTVQTAAANAATRAAQGTFKEQI, from the exons atg GATCCATCAGTGACACAGGTGCGGCAGGCGGCTCCTCCGGGGTTGGAGGAGTACAATCCCTTTGCAGACGCCAAATCA ACGCCTGCAGGCATGGCGCCCAAAACTACAGCTCCCGCCACCAACACACAACCCGCCATCATGAAACCCACAGAGGAGCCTCCGGCGTACTCGCAGTCTCAGGCGCAG gagcaGACGAGAGGAGCTGCCGAGCTGCTGAAGaggcaggaggagctggagaggaaggCTGCCGAGCTGGACCGCcgggagagagagatgcagtCGCTGAGCGCTTCAGGAG GCAGGAAAAACAACTGGCCTCCTCTCCCAGAGAACCTCCCTGTGGGTCCGTGTTTCTACCACGACATCACCGTGGACATCCCAGTAGAGTTTCAGAAGACAGTCAAGATCATGTATTACCTCTGGATGT TTCACACGGGGACGCTGCTGGCGAACTTGGTGGGCTGCCTGGCCTGGTTCTGTGTGGACGCCGGTCGTGGCGTTGACTTTGGTCTGTCCATCCTCTGGTTCCTGCTCTTCACACCGTGTTCGTTCGTCTGCTGGTACAGACCGCTTTACGGAGCGTTCAg gagtGACAGCTCCTTCAGGTTTTTCGTGTTCTTCTTCGTGTACATCTGTCAGTTTGGCATCTACGTCCTGCAGTGTATCGGCATCACGGGGTGGGGCGCCAG cgGGTGGATCTCAGCGCTGACCGCCCTGAATACCAGCATCCCTGTGGGCATCATAATGATCCTCATCGCCGCCCTCTTCACCGCACTGGCTGTCTTGTCGCTCATCATGTTCAAAAAG gtCCATGCGACGTACCGAACCACCGGCGCCAGTTTCGAGAGAGCCCAGCAGGAGTTCGCCACGGGTGTCATGTCCAACAAGACGGTCCAGACGGCCGCCGCTAACGCCGCCACCAGGGCCGCACAGGGAACCTTCAAGGAGCAGATCTGA